The Helicobacter sp. MIT 05-5293 nucleotide sequence GAGATGATTGGCAGCGATTAAGCTTTATGTGTTTTGCGGTATTCTAAGATCATAGCATACGCTTCATCTTTGAGGCGCAATTTTTGCTTTTTGAGTGTTTCTAACTCCATATCACTCATCATTTCTTCGCCATTTTCGATTTTTTGGATACGATCATCAAGCTCATTATGCTCTTCAAAAATCTTTGCAAAATGCGCATCATGCGTTTTTAGAGCGGTAACTTCATCGCGATATTCGTGGAACATTTGGTCTCCTTAAATGTAGATTCTAAATCATATTGTAAGATAAATTTGATAATAGCAAAAATTTTTGTGCCAACTCATTATAAATATCAACTTTGAATCCTATAAAAGAAGCATTAACTGCGATAATCAGCGTTGATTTTGACATATTCATGTCCTAAATCGCAACCATAAGCCTTGAAGCTTCCCTCTCCTATGCCCAAGTCGCATACAATTCTAAAGCTTTCTTGTTTCATTACTTCTGCGGCAAGTTTTTCATTTGCTTCATCAAAGAGAATCTTTTCACAATCAAACACAAGCACATCGTTAAAATAAATTTTGAGCGTTTCTTCTTTCGCCATTACCCCGCAAGAGCCGATAGTAGAAGCGATCCTTCCCCAATTAGGATCACCGCCGAAAATTGCTGTTTTGACAAGTGGAGAATTAGTAAGAGCTTTGGCTGCCTTAATGGCTTCTTGTTCGTTGAGTGCGCCTTTGACTTCAAAAGCTACAAGCTTGGTCGCACCTTCTCCATCACGCACAATGTCTGTGGCAAGTTTGTGCATCACAAGACGCAAAGCTTCTTTGAATGCTTCTTCATCATACGCACCGCTTTTATGATTAGCAAATAAAAACACAGAATCATTTGTGCTTGTATCCCCATCTACGCTGATGGCATTAAAAGTCGTATGAGCGCATTCTTTGAGGAGAGATTCTGCATGAGAATCTGGCACACACGCATCAGTTGTGATATAGCACAGCATTGTGGCTAAGGCGGGTTCAATCATTCCTGCACCTTTTGCCATTGCGCCGATGCAAAAGCTTTCTCCAGATTCTAACTCTACTCTTAAAGCAATTTCTTTGCTAAAAGAATCTGTCGTGCGTATCGCATCAGCCGCCCGTGAGTGAGCTTGAGGGTCATTTGCATACAAGCAAAAAGATTCAAAAGAAGAGATGATTTTTTCTTTGGGCAAATATTGTCCTATGACTCCTGTGCTAGACATTATGGGATTTTGAATGTGAGGAAATTTCTTCTGAAGAGTGTGGAGAATCTCCTGCACATCTTGCACACCTTTTTGACCCGTCATGGCATTTGCATTTTTAGTATTAATCAGCACGAAATTACTTTTTTTGCCCTGCACAAATTGTTTAAAATGCACTATGGGCGCAGCTTGGAATCGATTGCTCGTGAAAATTGCAAAAGGCATAAGTGGTTCTTCAAAATGGATAAAAGCTACATCAAGTGCAGGCGCACCATTTTCTAATGGCGACTTTAAACCTGCACTCACGCCATCAGCATAGAATCCTTTTGGGGCATTGATACCTCCTTGAATAGGAAAGATTTCAAATTTAGACATAATCCACCTCCCGTGGTTTTTGTTTTTTAACGATCAATCGTTTGGTTGCTCGGATACTTTCACTTGAGCCGATGACAAGCAGTTTGCATTCGCTTGAGACGACTGTGTTGCCATTAGGCATCGTGATATATTTGCCATCTTTTTGTGTAAGTCCTACGACAGAGACATTGGTTACATCACGGAAATGTGCTTCTTTGAGTTTTTTAAGCACGAGCCATGAATAGCGTGGGACAATGATTTCTTCCAAATCAAGTAATGTGTCCCGTTTGTATAAGAATCTCTCTAAAAGATTCTCCATATCGGGGCGCACTGCCATTGCGGAGATTCTTTGTGCCATTAATTCTGAAGCTGAAACAACGGAATCGCAACCTATTTTTTTGAGTTTTTGTGCTTCTTCTTGCGAGTTTGCAGTGGCGATGATGTAGTAAGGTTTCCGATGTAGCTCTTCTTCAAAAAGTCTCGCACTTACAATCATTGTAATATTATCTGCAGGATTTTTAGAAAAACTTACAATGCCTTTTGCACTGGAAAGGTGGGATTTTAGCATCGCAATTTGCGTATGAGGATCATCGACAATGTAATAAGGATATTTATGTTTTTGCGCTTGTTCTGCAAAATCTGGCGAATTATCGACAACCACAAAAGGAATATGGGATTTTAAAAATTGCCGACATAACTCAATAGTAAAATCATTGTGATAGCATATCACATAATGATTTGTCAAACGCGCTATTTTATAAATCATCTTTTGCTCCTTAATTAATGCAATGAGCTTACCATCATTGACTACACTCATAATAAAAGCTACGCCAAAAGTTACCACCCCCGCACCACAAATCATCAAAAGCACGGTGAATAAAATAGTAATCGTTCCAAACTTATCTTCGTTAAGCGAACCAAATCCTGTATTTGTGAAAGTGTAAGAGGCTTGAAAAAAAGCCTGCATTAAATCATAGTCTTCGAGGATTAAGTATCCTAATGTGCCAAAAAGCAAGAAAAGCTGAACAAGAACGAAAGGAAGACGGAAAGGTTTAAGCTGTTCATACAATTCTCCTGATAAATTAATATCAGGTTTTGGGCGATTGCCTAGATTGAGAATTTTTTTAATTTTTGCAAACAAGGCTTTACGCCTTTACTCTAAAAACACTTTATGAATATTTTTTCATTGTCCGTAAAGTGGAAGCTGCAACTTTTACTCTCACACTCGAACCATCTTCAAGCTTGATACGGATACTTCTAAGATTTGGAAGCGAACGTCTTTTCTTTTTATTGTTTGCGTGGCTAACATGATTGCCTACCATTGGACCTTTGCCCGTAAAAAAACATTTTTTTGCCATAATCAACCTTTAGTATAAAAATAAGTGGTAGATTCTAGTCAAATTTACCACAAAATCACCTTAAAAAATTATTTGAGTAGAACACTCATTCCGACACGCAATCCTTGAATCTCTGTCGTAGGATAAGCTTCAACCTCGAAAGTTTTCACATCATAACCTTTATTTGCGCTTGTCGCTCTCCATGTCGCAAAGTCTCCCATTGCTGCAACATAGGTTATTTCAAATTCAGCTTCTGTATTTAATGCAGGAATAAAAGCTTTAAAATGTTGTCCTTTGGGGAAATCTTTGAGGCGATTTTCTGGCACAGAGAAACGAATCCACGCATCTTTCATATCAATCATCATTGCCACAGGGAATCCGCTCGGAGCAAGTTCGCCTTCGTGTAACAAAACATTGCTTATTTCCCCATTAGCTGGGGCAATAGCTTGAGTATCTTTAGCATAGCTTTCTACTTCATTGACTTGCCCCGCAGCGGCATCTTCTTTGGCTCTTGCAGCGGCTTTTGTTTCATTAGTCGCACCATCTAAAGCGATTTTGTATTGTTGATAGGCGACATTTTCGTTATGTTTGGCTGTGGTGTAATTTGCATATGCTTCATCGCGTCTTTGCTGACTGATAACACCATCTTTGTAGAGAGATTCGATTCTGTCATAAGTGCTTTTGGCAAGATTTGCCATTGCTTTTGCCCCTTGCCATAAATCTTTAGCTGATTGGATTGTTTCTACCCTTGCTCCTTGATTTGCTTCTGTGCTTAGGGCTTTAGCGGCTTCATATCCTGCTTTTGCTTGTTCTAATTTTGCTTGAAGCTCTGGCGAATCAATACTATAAATCAAATCACCCTTTTTGATACTATCACCCTTTTTGACAAAAATATTCTCAATCCTCCCCGCTACTTTTGAAGAAATAGCATATTCTCGCGCTTCAACTTGTGCATAAATTTTCTCATCTTTAGGCTGATAAGCACGCACAAAACTTACCGCGAGCCAAAGCAAAAATGCCAATGCAATGAAGACAAGAGCTATTATTTTGATGCTAAAATGTTTCATAAAACTCCTTTGTCATTGAAAGAATCGATAAAAATCTTCGATATTATCACTCAAAGCCATCAAACGCGCAAGAGAAATAGCATAATTATAAGCAATGGTTTGTTGCTCAATCAACGCTAAAGATAGCATATTTCTTGCATCACTCACTTCGGCACTGGTGCTTATGCCTTGTAAGAATGCTTTTTCTCGAAGTTTCAGATTCTCTTTAGCAAGTTCAATTGAAGAATCAAGGCTAAAATATTGCTGTTTATAAGATAAAACTTCATTATAAGTCTTTTCGCAAAGCGTTTTTAAGTCCTTACGCGCTTGGGCAGTCGCGTAGTTTGCTTCTAATGTGGCGATTTTACTTGCTTGATACTTTTGGATTCTCCCTGTGGGTGTGATGAGCGACCATTTTGCACCTACTCCTACAAACCAATTTGGTATGCTTTTTTCAAGTATAGAGCTTTGGTCATTGACCATATAGCTTCCAAATAATGCTACTTCGGGCAAAAATGATGAAAATTCCATACGCGTAAGCTGTTCGCTTTGTTTGATTTTATTGTCCATTATTTGCAAGGCAGGATAAACATCAAGGGTTTGAGAGATGAAATATTCAAGAGGCTTAAGTGTTTTTTCATTATCAATCTTGATTGATGAGATGAGTTTGGTAGGCTCGGTCAGATTCTTAGAATCAATATTCAAGATAGAATCAAGTGCCATTCGTGCAATCACAAGCGAGTCATTTGCCTTTTGGACATTGATTGTCGCTTTATCGTAATTCACTTGTGCTTGAAGCACTTCTAAACGCGCTATTTGCCCTTTTTCTTGCAGTTTTTGAGCATTTTCATAATGTGTGAGATGCCCTTCTTGGCTATCTTGCAGAGTGTGCAGAATCTGTTCATTAAGCACAACACCATAATAAAGCTTGGACAAATCCTCAAATAAGCTTAATTTTTTCAACTTAAGAGCTAAAAGAGAATCTTGATACATAAGATCAGATATTGCATTAGCAAAATAACGTTTGCCACCTGTGAAAAGCGGATAAACGATATTTAAAGCTCCAGCAGTGATGTTTTGATCTTGGATTGTGATAGGTTGTGAGAGACCTTGTAACAAAGGGGCAAGGGCAGGCATACTTGCACCTAGATTCCCCAAATTGTCCATTGAAGAAAACAAATGTAAATTGATCGGATCTTGTAATCGCACATAAAAGGCAGACAATGAGACTTGTGGGAGGTAGATGAGTTTTGTGCCTTGATGAAGTTTTTCTTGTTTTTGTGTGGCACTTTCGGAGGATTTAAGCCCATCATTGTTTGACAATACATATTCATAGGCTTTCTGAAACTCCAAATACTCCGCGCTAAAAGCATTTAAAGCAACCCCTAAAAGGAGCAAAAACCCTTTTATTTTCATAAATATTGCTTCCTTAATTATTGTTTTGTTAGAATGTGAGATTCTAACCAAAAATAGCAAATCAAAAGGGAGTATTTTGCAAACACTAAAAGCATTGCTTGAGTTTCATTATCATCAACGAAATTGTGCTGATGAATTGAGTTTATCACGACCCGATCCTTTGTGGGTTGCTAAAAATTACACACAAAGTCCTTATTTTGATGAGATTGCTTTGATTTGTGCGCTTTTGTCTTATGGCAATGCAAAGATGATTGTGCAGACGCTCCAAAAGCTTGATTTTTCGCTTTTAGAATCTCCTCAATTAAATACTATTGATAGTGCGGAGTTTCCTTATTATCGATTCCAAACCGCATGTGATATTAGAGAAATTTTTATCATTATGAGTAAGATTATTGCGCAAGGCGGTATTAAGCAGTATTTTGTGGATTCTTATAAGCACACGCCTAAATATCTTCTCAAATCTTGGAATCTTAGCTCTAATCCTACGCATTGCCGTATGATTTTTGCCATTTTTTCTTGTATCCAGAAGTTGCGATCTTTGCAGACTTATGCGAGTAAAGGTTTGGATTTTCTGATAGGAAAGCCTTTTGTTTTTGATAGTCCTTATACACAAAAGCTCAAAAATACTTCGCCTTTGAAGCGGTGGAATATGTATTTGCGCTGGCTTGTGCGGTGTGATGAAATTGATATGGGTTTTTGGAATGATCAGATTCAGCCCTCTAGCCTTATCTTACCTCTTGATACGCATACTTTTGCACTTTGTCATCAGCTCAAAATCCTCTCACGCAAAAGCTATGACCTTCAAAGCGCATTAATGGCGACAGATTCACTAATAAAGATTGACAAAGATGACCCGATTAAATACGACTTTGCGCTGTATCGTTTGGGACAATTTAAGATTCTCTCTTAATCATTGCTCTAATGTTTTATCGACAAAATCTTTACAGAATCTATCAGTGAGTGTGCAGTAGATTCTCGGATTTATATCAAGGCTGATAGGGTCAATAAAAAACGCTAAATGAGAAGAGCCAATATGAGCGACTAGTCTTTGATTCTCAAATGAAAAGTAGCACGATGAAGAGGGTGTTTGCATTGTGTAAAGAGAATCTTGGACAAAGG carries:
- a CDS encoding NAD-binding protein, translated to MFAKIKKILNLGNRPKPDINLSGELYEQLKPFRLPFVLVQLFLLFGTLGYLILEDYDLMQAFFQASYTFTNTGFGSLNEDKFGTITILFTVLLMICGAGVVTFGVAFIMSVVNDGKLIALIKEQKMIYKIARLTNHYVICYHNDFTIELCRQFLKSHIPFVVVDNSPDFAEQAQKHKYPYYIVDDPHTQIAMLKSHLSSAKGIVSFSKNPADNITMIVSARLFEEELHRKPYYIIATANSQEEAQKLKKIGCDSVVSASELMAQRISAMAVRPDMENLLERFLYKRDTLLDLEEIIVPRYSWLVLKKLKEAHFRDVTNVSVVGLTQKDGKYITMPNGNTVVSSECKLLVIGSSESIRATKRLIVKKQKPREVDYV
- a CDS encoding YdcH family protein yields the protein MFHEYRDEVTALKTHDAHFAKIFEEHNELDDRIQKIENGEEMMSDMELETLKKQKLRLKDEAYAMILEYRKTHKA
- a CDS encoding TIGR02757 family protein, which encodes MQTLKALLEFHYHQRNCADELSLSRPDPLWVAKNYTQSPYFDEIALICALLSYGNAKMIVQTLQKLDFSLLESPQLNTIDSAEFPYYRFQTACDIREIFIIMSKIIAQGGIKQYFVDSYKHTPKYLLKSWNLSSNPTHCRMIFAIFSCIQKLRSLQTYASKGLDFLIGKPFVFDSPYTQKLKNTSPLKRWNMYLRWLVRCDEIDMGFWNDQIQPSSLILPLDTHTFALCHQLKILSRKSYDLQSALMATDSLIKIDKDDPIKYDFALYRLGQFKILS
- a CDS encoding TolC family protein is translated as MKIKGFLLLLGVALNAFSAEYLEFQKAYEYVLSNNDGLKSSESATQKQEKLHQGTKLIYLPQVSLSAFYVRLQDPINLHLFSSMDNLGNLGASMPALAPLLQGLSQPITIQDQNITAGALNIVYPLFTGGKRYFANAISDLMYQDSLLALKLKKLSLFEDLSKLYYGVVLNEQILHTLQDSQEGHLTHYENAQKLQEKGQIARLEVLQAQVNYDKATINVQKANDSLVIARMALDSILNIDSKNLTEPTKLISSIKIDNEKTLKPLEYFISQTLDVYPALQIMDNKIKQSEQLTRMEFSSFLPEVALFGSYMVNDQSSILEKSIPNWFVGVGAKWSLITPTGRIQKYQASKIATLEANYATAQARKDLKTLCEKTYNEVLSYKQQYFSLDSSIELAKENLKLREKAFLQGISTSAEVSDARNMLSLALIEQQTIAYNYAISLARLMALSDNIEDFYRFFQ
- a CDS encoding efflux RND transporter periplasmic adaptor subunit, with the protein product MKHFSIKIIALVFIALAFLLWLAVSFVRAYQPKDEKIYAQVEAREYAISSKVAGRIENIFVKKGDSIKKGDLIYSIDSPELQAKLEQAKAGYEAAKALSTEANQGARVETIQSAKDLWQGAKAMANLAKSTYDRIESLYKDGVISQQRRDEAYANYTTAKHNENVAYQQYKIALDGATNETKAAARAKEDAAAGQVNEVESYAKDTQAIAPANGEISNVLLHEGELAPSGFPVAMMIDMKDAWIRFSVPENRLKDFPKGQHFKAFIPALNTEAEFEITYVAAMGDFATWRATSANKGYDVKTFEVEAYPTTEIQGLRVGMSVLLK
- the argJ gene encoding bifunctional glutamate N-acetyltransferase/amino-acid acetyltransferase ArgJ, which encodes MSKFEIFPIQGGINAPKGFYADGVSAGLKSPLENGAPALDVAFIHFEEPLMPFAIFTSNRFQAAPIVHFKQFVQGKKSNFVLINTKNANAMTGQKGVQDVQEILHTLQKKFPHIQNPIMSSTGVIGQYLPKEKIISSFESFCLYANDPQAHSRAADAIRTTDSFSKEIALRVELESGESFCIGAMAKGAGMIEPALATMLCYITTDACVPDSHAESLLKECAHTTFNAISVDGDTSTNDSVFLFANHKSGAYDEEAFKEALRLVMHKLATDIVRDGEGATKLVAFEVKGALNEQEAIKAAKALTNSPLVKTAIFGGDPNWGRIASTIGSCGVMAKEETLKIYFNDVLVFDCEKILFDEANEKLAAEVMKQESFRIVCDLGIGEGSFKAYGCDLGHEYVKINADYRS
- the rpmB gene encoding 50S ribosomal protein L28, translated to MAKKCFFTGKGPMVGNHVSHANNKKKRRSLPNLRSIRIKLEDGSSVRVKVAASTLRTMKKYS